In the Gorilla gorilla gorilla isolate KB3781 chromosome 1, NHGRI_mGorGor1-v2.1_pri, whole genome shotgun sequence genome, GTAACTGAGGATAAGGTGGAGTAGTCAATAGAGGAAAGCTAAGAGAGTTAAGAATGGAATGTGAAATAAGAAactgggaggagaggaggaaataCAAAAAACTCACCAGTGCTTCTTAAACCATAACACAAGGACTATTAGAATCACCAAGGGCACTATCACTACCAAGGCAATCCAATTCATGGAAAAGTGGTGTCCTGCACATATTGGAAAGATACATGGATGCCATTTTAAACTCATTGCTGATTCTATTCCATCTATTGATTTCCTTACTTAACATATGCATTGTATGAGTTGCATCAGTTATCCTATTTCAGTCACTCTATTCCAAAACTTACTCAAGGAAGGATTCCTCATTTCCCCTTAAATCTCTAGTATTCATGTATCCCTTAGGTCTTACTCCACTATTCTTTAAATTACCCTATACATTTCTTCCTACAATCCCTCACCTAGGTCTGCTATCCTCAAAATTTCCTCTCCCCTATCCTCTAGGCTCAAGAACCACCTACCTACACTTCCAACCTCCGGTCTTACCCCAGTAGAGGATGATGTCCTGGCCTCCTAGACTGCTGTGTCTCACTCGACAAGACAGGCCAGCAGCCTCCTCAGATGCCACCTCCAGGATCACCTGAAGATACCATGTCCCATCAGCATTAGGAAGAATATCACCATGTTTAGTGCCCAGTTGCTCCTGTTCATTCCGCATCCATGTCACCCAAACAGGCTTTGGGTAGAAGCCGGAGGCATGACAAACCAGCAACAGCTGGCCAGGCCCAAGGCTGGGGTGACTGGACAGCCAGGCCTCTGGCCTCACTGCAGAGAGCAGAAAAATTGTTCTGATGAAGAAACTTACACACAACGTACATCCACATACACACATCCACATGAATATGCACAGTTATCTTTTTCCTGCCTCTAAGAAACTATTACCCAGCAACCCCTCTGCTTCTTGTCCTCTTTCTTGTCCTGAGTTTGAAGGGTGGGAACAGAAGGGGCAGGACTTGAATAGAAAAATCTTAGAGGAAGGGGCTGAAACTACTGACCTTGCCTGTGTACATACATCTTCCCTGCATCCAGGAGACCCAAGAGAAATCGGGGGCAAGTGCTTCTTATGAGATTATACACTGTTTCTGTGACGCCTTCATACTGATGATTGAGTAGATGACAGACACTTTGGGCCAAACTTCCACAGCCTGGAGATGGCACCCATGTTGTATTCTGGAAACTCAGTAAATCTAATCCGTTGAAAGCTACCTGAAAGAAGCCTTCTGGGCTCTTTCCAGAATGCAGCTCACAGCCGGCTTTCACCTGTACTTCAAAGGGAtctggaggaagggaggaatgagaaaaagagttcaaacaaaaaagtgaaaacaatagTATAAAAACCTAGGGCTGTATCAGGAAGTGAAGCAAGAAAGTTTTACATGGATGTGAGAGTGAGCCAAAGACATATTTGAtcagaaacaagagagaaaaattgCTGGGGATACGGAAGGGGACAATAAGAGATAAATGCCTTGAATTAACAAGAAAAAGTGGCCAAGGAAGGTGTGGAAAAATGATAGGTGAGCCACATAATATAGGATAGAGGGTGAAGGGGGAGCCTTTGTGAgggaggtaggaggatagctttCCATGATGCATGAAATTGGTCTTAATGGTCATTGAACTATGGACATAGATCTTTGAAGAAATTGAATGGGGggaatagattttattttaaggtaGTCAAGCACAGAGTGGGACAGCTGTGTATCTCTGGATTGTAGGATACAGAGGGAGACCACAGGTGGAAGATAACaaagcacaagaaaaaaaattccaaaaatagcAAGAGCCTAGGAAATTTGAGGGAGTCAACATCAGGAATATCCCTTAAAAGGTTCATCTATGCAGAATTTTATGGTGGGATGGGATAATGGGAAATGGCCCAAAAATTAGTAGAGAATATTTCCCTGAAATAGAACATTCTAAAGAACTCCCATAATTTAGATGATTGAACTTACATTTCGAGTAATGTTGACTTGCATGGTCTTGAATCTCCCGAGTTAATCCAAAGAGGTAGAAACGAAATAACAACTCTAGGTCTGACAACTCTTCATTGCTGAAGTTGCCCTTGGACCAGGTATGCAGGAAAATTATGGTGCCTGATTCACTGTCCCAGCCATGAGTCTGCAACTCGTCCAGCCATCCTGAGCCCTGACCTCGTGCCCAGGATTGGTTGACAAATGATAagatctgtataacatggaaggATACGTGTTCCTGGGATGCTTTTGGTGGAAGAAGGGCAAGTagtgtaaggaaaaaaaaaaaaagagaggcaagCAAAATGGAGAGAAAATGGAAGGTGCACCAGTTACCACAGAGAAACATTAATGACTACTTTAGCTATACCATTTTCCTTACACAGAGCCCCATGCTCTGCCACCATCCTCTAAAAGAGTAAACTGGACCTGGAGACAGGTATGCTCAAATGGCAACCATTCTGGCTTCTTCATTGATCCATCTTGGGAAAGCCCATCATGCTCAACCCAGATACATGTAACCTTGCAGCTGACAGAGATGTTCATACTATCTGCATTGTCACCACCGGGGAGGAGAAGAACTAGCAGCGGAAACTACAGAAACAGCATGTCATTTGCAGTTGTTTCCTTCTCTCAGAAAAGCTGTTTGCTGATCTCTGTTCTTAGCAAACTTATCCCTCTACATCTATATTCTGACTTCCTTCTACCAACAGACAATCTTCCCCATCAGCCACTGACAGCAGCTAAGACAATCTGCTTCCCTTAACCTTAGGCCTCCTACTCAATCTCTCATTTCCCCATCTGCTCTGAACTAAAGTTACTCTCTTCTCTCAGGATTTTAGCTGCTCTCCCACTAAGCTCCATCTTATCTACTTCCCTTCCTCAACTGCCTTAGACAAAGTGGTGCGTGGCATTGAAAGGTTGCTTCATCCCTCTGGACCTTGCGTGTCATTTGTAACATAAAAAGGAGAAACCACATCATCTTCCTGGGCCCTGACTGTTTTAACGGAAAatggagaggaaatggaaagtgAACCAGTTACCACAGAAAAATGTTAATGACTACTTTAGCTATAACATTTTCCTTACACAGACCCCATGCTCTGCCACCACCCTCCAAAAGAGTAAACTGGACCTGGAGACAGGTGTGCTCAGATGGCAAGCATTCTGGCATCTCTATTGACCCATCTCGGGAAAGCCCAGCACACTCTACCCAGATACATGTAACCTTGCAGCTGACAGCGATGTTCTTACCGTCTGCATTGTCACCACCTGGGAGGAGAAGAGCTAGCAGCAGAAACTGCAGAAACAGCATGTCATTTGCAGATGTTTCTTTCTCTCAGAAAAGCTGTTTGCTGATCTCTGTTCTTAGCAAACTTATCCCTCTGTACCTATATTCTGACTTCCTTCTACCAACAATCTTCCACATCAGCCGCTGACAGCAACTAAGATCTGCTTCCCTCAACCTTGGTCCTCCTACTCAATCTCTCATTTCCCCACCTGCTCTGAACTAAAGTTATTCTCTTCTCTCAGGATTCCAGCTGCTCTGCCACTAAGCTCCATTATATCTACTTCCCTTCCTCAACTGCCTTAGACAAAGTGGTGTATCGCATTGAAAGAAAGGTCACTTTGTCCCTCTGGATTTTGCATGTCATTTGTAAGATAAAAAGGAGAAACCATGTCATTTTTTCAGTTCCTGCTTGTTTTAATAGATCACAGTTCTTCCAGTTTCTCCACTTAACTTTGCCTCCACTCTCCATAGTGTCCCCTCTTCTCATCACTCCattctttctttcccccttttGAATGTCCTCAAAGTTTTCTCTTTCCAATTTCACCCCTTTTCACCCATCTTTCTTATTTCCTCATTCTCACTGATTCTTTTATAAATTGGAGACGTTGCTTTTTACATCTTCCAAGATTTCCCTGCACAATTGTATAAACTACAGTCCACTCTACATTATCTTTAGAGATTAAATTGCAGCCATTCAGAATGCATAGGACCATAACAAATATAAAGAAGCCCTTCTACTGCATTTAATCTGTATAGTCATTCACTAAAAAATTACATAGTGCATGGTTGATACCAGTATCTTACTAGGCATATAAACACACAGAGGTTAACAATGTAATCTCTTCTATCAAAGAGTTTTAAACTGCAGatgtttaaacaaaaaattaaaatgcattgtgattttaatttcaaTGTATAGAATCCCAGATATAAATCTACTTAGAACTATATTCTCTAGAGCAGCATTTTGACTGACTAACCCCCTGGGAAGTTCATAATTTGAAGTCCTGGAAGAACAGCATACATCTCAACTAAAGACTGAAAATTCTGTACAGTGTGGAATGGTATACGATTGTGATAGTCAGAACATGCAGCTTTTCAAGAGGACTCATGCATGGGGAGACCACAAAAATCCAAATTTAAGTTGTTTTGTGATCTGACCAAAATACATTGTATAAAAAGGGCAGCATTTGTCAATGTTTGATTTAAGTAGTTTATATGAAGTATTCAGTGACTTATCAGTGACCCTGGCTGgttaatatgtataaatacatgaaCACAGTCTTTTTGAGATCCaggaaatacatttattattatagTGTTTCTTAAATCATATTAATTATTCACTGAATGCATTGGAGCAGTCACTTAAAATCTGGGCATGAATTTGTGCTGGGCACAatgactcgtgcctgtaatcccagcactttgggggaccaaggtgggaagatcacctgagcccaggagtttgagaccagcctgggcaacaaagttagACCTCATCtcgataaaaaaattaaaaagttagccaaatgtggtggcacgtgcctgtagtcccagctaaatgggagacagaggcaggaagatctttTGAGCCCTGAAAGTcagggctgtagtgagccatgttcatgtcactgtactccagcctgggtaacagagcaagaccgtgcctcaaaaagaaaaatcccatttgtaacattgtttctgttttaaatttatatttattctatGTATTTACTGTGTACAACATGATACTTTGATATATACACTATTTCTTAGGTTTGTCAACGTTAATAGTGAGGCCAGAAGTCATTCTCAATGAGCTCTTCCTATGATGGCCACAGATATGTGGCAATTTCTATGAACTACAATATCTTTAAGAGCAATACCCAGTTCAAATCCTACCCAAATCATTCATAAGCACCAGGTGTTATCTTTGCTCATCTTGTGCTGTTAATGGCAAATACTTGGTTTGTGGTTTTAGAAAACAATAGTAGATACCACATTATGtgtttattcacatttttttccatgGTCCTACAGGAAAGATGCAACCGTCCTATTTCCTAATAGTTGGGTTAAGGTCATGGACTGAGTTCTGGGCAATGGAATGTGTGGTGTTGGAAGCATTAGCCAGCTCCAGTCCTGACCACTGAAAATATCACATCTGATCATCTTACCCTGTGGTACCAACTTGGCAGTCAAATTTCTAAATGGCAAGGCTATGAGATGGAGAAGAGCAGCCTGATCTACATGCAGTTTAACTGCACGAGAAATAAACTTCATTGTGTTAAGCCTCCAAGTTCTAAAGTTTATTTATAACTGCAACATAACCTAGCTATATTGGATAATATTATAAAACCCAGTAAATATCATCCTTTTTGCCCTCTTGATTCAGAAGCAAACAAGTTGAAAATAACATGAGATAGATGGATCTAATGGTCAATCTTGACTTCTGATAGTGCCACTAGATAATTTGCTTTAAGTGTGTAATCCAAGTGATCTTGCTCATACTGGACCCTAAATGGAGTGGCCTTCTCATTGTTATGGACTGAAAGTTTGTGTACcctcccaaagaaaaaaaaaaccacatgttGAATCCCTAACTCTCAGTGTGATTATATTTGGAAATGGGGCCTCTAAGAAGTAATGTCAATCTCATGTCTAAAGGGTAAGGCCCTGATCCAATAGgcttagtgtccttataagaagagacactggAGTGCCCTTCcactttccttctctgtctctctgtctctccctgtcgctctctgtctctgtgtgtgtgtgtgtgtgtgtgtgtgtgtgtgtgtgtgtgtatgtgtgtgtatgtgtgtgcacccACCATGGAAAGGCCATATGAGCTCATAGTGAGAAGGCAGTtgtctgtataaaccaggaagagAACCTTCACTAGAAACTGAGTCTTCCAGATggagattttggacttctagcctctagagctgtgagagaataacttcctgttgtttaagccacccagctgaTTGCCTTGTGTTAGCACAGCCCAAgaagactaatacactcacttaTTTCAGGCAATGCTGATAAAACCCTAAGTTCCCCACCTGAGCAGCTGTTCCCGTGAGAGCTAGGGCCTGGAGGAGGAGAGCAAGACTGAGCCTTTGGGGAGCAACTTGCCCAGAGAGGTAAAGGGCAGTAGGAGGTGCTGATATATACTTGCCCAGTTTCCCTCCTGAATTTATCAGTGAGATAAATCAGTCTGTTTTCAGAGGAAAGATTAAGGggtgaggaaaaaaacaaaaagtatttatGGGAAATTCCCCCTCAGGGTGCCTAGAAGAGTAAGTAACACCCTTACCCCCATCATGGCAATACTCATTCAAATAGACACTAGAAATGTGTGTTCTCCGAAAACTTCCCTCTCCTTTGCTCCACACAGTCACCATGtcatttctctccctccctctggttTTTCCTCTCTGATCTGACTGATATGTAGTCCTGCTTTCATCCTGTGGGACAGAGATCACAGCCACAGTCCCTGCCTGTGTGTCACAGTCCATATCCCTCCATGTCCATGCAGTGCTCTGCCCCAGAGCTGCCATGGGAAACGTGATCCTTAGAATGTCTATCAGCCTAAAATATTCAAATTGCTTTCATGAAAAATAACCCAGACTCCTAAGTATGACAATTTTATACACAAGAGTTTATGTACATCTATCCCTAAAAAGGAAGGGTGGAGGTAGTGTAAGAAGGGAAACTGGCAGACTCTGTACACTGGTGAATActtataaatatagatgcaagAATCTGAAATTGATATAAAATGCAATGGGGAGAGGAGTAAGTGGTTATTAAGCTCTCTGAACACACAAAATCCTAAGAGAATAATCTGAAGTGGGTAGGACACCCTATGATTAGAACCCAGCCTGAGCAGAGGGGCGGGGCTGTCCCGAGGGAGCCCAGTGCTTTTCCTGTCCTTCCCCAACTTCCCTTTTCTTGTCCTTTTGCTCAGACCACAGACGTTGTTGTGTTTGCCTTCGCCTGGGCTCTTCTTGCCTGTCACTTCCCTAAGACCACTCTAGTGGGTGACTTTTGCACCCCCAGAGAGAGAGATTTCCTCAGAACTCCAGTGTCATGTTCCCACCCCACACAGCTCTGTCATCCCTTCCTCCCAGCAGAAACCTTGCCCTCTGCCTACTTCCCCATTACGGAAACCCCACAAGCCTCCCACAGCCACGTGACTCTTACATGGCCTTTCATTTCCTCCTCAACTCTTATTGAAGTGATTCACTCCTTCTTTCTGGCCTCAAAGCACAGTTCCTGTGGCTAGCGTATATCCTCCACCCTCTCCCCTCTACAACAGCCAAAAAAGTCCCAGTCTGAGAGCTATGAAAACTCCTAGATGGACCACTTACTAGAAGCACTAATCCCCCACTGTAAAATGACAAAATTGGAGGAACTTGATATTTTCTAGTTCCATTTCAACTTTAATATTCTTTGACTTGTCCTGTGCTTCTGTTCATTTCTGTTTACatagtattttctttctcttctgggctTCTTTGTCCTAATGTTTAACTTTTCTATGATCTCATATTGCTTTCTACTTATCCTTTGTTTGAATCCCTTGGGTCTCCTCTCTATCTTATCACCAATTCTACCTAAACTCCCTACCCAATCATTCTAAGCACCACCCTGGCTAAATTTCGAAGCCTAAAATATTGCTTTTCACTTTGTCCTTAGATTTCTGTGtttatggtggctcatgcctgtaatcccagcactttgggaggctgaggcaggtggatcatgaggtcaggagttcgagactagcctgaccaacatggtgaaaccccgtctctactaaaaatacaaaaattagccaggtgtgatggtgtgtgactgtaatcccagctactcaggagactgaggcaggagaatcgcttgaacccaagaggtgggggttgcagtgagccgagattgcaccactgcactccagcctgggttacagagcgagactccatctcaaaaaaagacacgAAACAAACAAACTACAAAACACACAGATATACTGGGtaagctataattttaaaaattatttatacatgTATGCATTGAACTCACAAGATAAGAAagtctacaaaaaacaaaacaaataagaaattaaaaactaaataggGAAATAGAAGCTAACACTTGAGCTTCCCAAGACAGTGACAAGAGTGGGTTCCTGAGGGCTTTGACCACAGTATCCACATAGGTCATAAGATCATGTTGAGACCACCAAATAAAAGTGCAAGAAATCTTCTACTGTATCCTCAATAAAAttggtcaggaaaaaaaaaatccaactgaaCCAAAAGACAAGAAGGAATCTTGTGGTCACCTTAAGTTCTGgctagatttcctttttttttttttttttttcttacaaaaagtTTTAGTCACAGGTTTGCTCTCACAGGAATTTAGAGATTAAATGTATTCTATTTGTCTTAAAATGTCTGATCCAAGAAATCAACAATACAAAATAGTTCCAAGCTTGTAGAAGTACTATATCACTCAGAAGCAAACACAAAACTTATTTCTAGTAGTATATAATTTCAaagcaaacacaaaaatattcaacaaaatcaacacagtcttcttcatttttctgatATAGGCTGTCTTTGTTTTGCCCAGTTTCAAAATGCACAAATTTCAGTCAGCAAGGTTTTAGTTAAATAACACAAATTCCCCAACAACAAGTTTGAAATGTGTGCCACAAATTTCAGTTGCCACGGTATAGTAACTCTTAGTAACTGCACGAAGTATAAACTACCACTAGGTCTTCAGTCCATAAGTCACCATAGAAGTAACAAATCCACATCATAATCAGTGACCAATTGCTTTACATATTTCAAAGTTTGTCAGTTTGACTATTATTCTGTTCTGTGCAAAACAGCAAAGCATGTAGTCGTGTAGTCCTGTGGTCTCATTGTGTCTCAGTAATAAACCCATACCCATCTGACATGAGTGAATAATAGAGGAAATTGGGCAACAAAGATGAATgtgtaaagaagaaaagggacaaTGCTAGAAGTGAGatttgaattaaatataaaagaagcTATAGAGGAAATAGCTGACCGTGGGAATGCTGAGAATGCTACTGTTTGAGAGACTTTAGAGGTGAAGCTAGAGGAacctggagaaggaggaaagtGATTGTTGTGAAAAGAATGAAGGTGTCTCAAATGAAGTGACACTGGCAGAAAACTTCCCATTAAAGGAACTCTCAGAAATATTCCCCAAGAGGGAAAGCACGAAGTATAAAATATCGGAAGCTGATCCAAACATTAAAAGGAGTATGAAAATTCACCAAGGAATACAAAGATACTCTATATCTTTAAGTAACAGAAGATGAAGGCAAACATTGTTCAAAACATTCTTGGTAAGTTAATACAAGGGAAAAAGACTTTAATTCCaagtgttttaatgttttaaagtataGTGTGCTAAGTAAATTATAGTCGTACTGTTTTTCACTTCCCTATATATTTATAACCAATAGTAAGTGGGTTTTGAATATTTTGACAAAGATGTTTCAAGTCACAGGGTGTTCATAATTCTCTCCCTTGATTACTGAGATCCTTTCACATGATTTTAGCTTGCATGATCAATTTTTACAGTCCTGCATTAACATACAAAGCAAAGACTGACTTTATATTACAGGATTTGgagtcaaaatttttaaaaactgcaggtTGTTAAGTAACAGTGATATCTTCTTATGAATCTTATCACctcaattttcatttaaaaatgtcataATCCTTTGAAGTTTGCAAGGAATTATTGGGATTTTAATATCATTCTGCTTATGGTATTAATTTTACTTACATATCATGCCAAGCCAGTATTAAACACAtcaatttcaaagtatttttggaAGTACTTATACTTTTGGCTTGCTTTCTAGAATCCatgattttattaatatcttCAAAATTTCTAAAGAAGTATTGCAGACTACCACTAATTGAATCCCTAGGAATACAATGGTGTCAGCTCAACTTCCTCATCATATAATCAACCATggttataattttatattcatttctat is a window encoding:
- the CD1C gene encoding T-cell surface glycoprotein CD1c isoform X2, encoding MLFLQFLLLALLLPGGDNADASQEHVSFHVIQILSFVNQSWARGQGSGWLDELQTHGWDSESGTIIFLHTWSKGNFSNEELSDLELLFRFYLFGLTREIQDHASQHYSKYPFEVQVKAGCELHSGKSPEGFFQVAFNGLDLLSFQNTTWVPSPGCGSLAQSVCHLLNHQYEGVTETVYNLIRSTCPRFLLGLLDAGKMYVHRQVRPEAWLSSHPSLGPGQLLLVCHASGFYPKPVWVTWMRNEQEQLGTKHGDILPNADGTWYLQVILEVASEEAAGLSCRVRHSSLGGQDIILYWGHHFSMNWIALVVIVPLVILIVLVLWFKKHCSYQDIL
- the CD1C gene encoding T-cell surface glycoprotein CD1c isoform X1, coding for MLFLQFLLLALLLPGGDNADASQEHVSFHVIQILSFVNQSWARGQGSGWLDELQTHGWDSESGTIIFLHTWSKGNFSNEELSDLELLFRFYLFGLTREIQDHASQHYSKYPFEVQVKAGCELHSGKSPEGFFQVAFNGLDLLSFQNTTWVPSPGCGSLAQSVCHLLNHQYEGVTETVYNLIRSTCPRFLLGLLDAGKMYVHRQVRPEAWLSSHPSLGPGQLLLVCHASGFYPKPVWVTWMRNEQEQLGTKHGDILPNADGTWYLQVILEVASEEAAGLSCRVRHSSLGGQDIILYWAHIKTSCETLPPDSPIVLRTQQPRSLVQHSDAIPSTLHLNCFSFCVINIC